The nucleotide sequence aatgcaaaaacaaataaatcttaaatactgttttttttgttttcatgagaaaaaaaactaataaagcAACATTATGTTTCAGGTTAAGTTtgctatttaaatttaatttttatgaacTATTTAGGacccaaatatttttattttgtattagaCCCCGAATATCTCAGGACTGGCACCATGCCATTCTTTATTTATTACTCCAAATTCAACCGGTTTAAATTCATTAGGGTGTATAGTAGAGATGTGATCTTTGAtgagaaatatatggtaaatCATGCGAGATCAGGCCGAATGTATGTGAAGTTGAGGTTATAACATAAATTCTGAAACAGATCAGAAACGGTCTTGTAGAGTTAGACCATCAACCGATAGTGATGAACAGTGTACAAAGTAGAGAACGGTTAACAACGTGTTAATAACATACATAAACGTGTATCGAAGCCCTTGTAGTTGACACAGATTATCAGTCTTGCCCTTGCAGTCTACAAAGGGTTGAAGACATGATCAATTAAACCCTTGCAGTTGACACAGATGATACATCCAGTTTTTTCATGAAGCTATAAATATTAAAGAGAGATGAATAGGTGCTACGAAAGAGTCAGTGAATCTGGATAAATATCGGACTTGAGATTTTATTGACTTGCCAAAAAGGGATGCGATATGTCGCAAGTAAGTTTCAAGAAGAAATTGGGAGTGTATGGAAAAGAAGCTGTTTGGTTTCAAAGACTTGTAGCAAGCAATTGTGGTTCGCCCAGAAGCTagataatctatactattaaagcataaTCCTTCTTAGAATTATGTTCCTAATTTTCCAATTAATtggattcttcttagtttaGAAAAACTTACTATTAGAAAAGAAAGTCGGCTTTTTAGGGCTAGAAATAGGGATATATATTcacaaaatcaattaaaactcaaaaatgGATATTTgtgtaaataaaattttctctcaagttttttttttgctttttcaagttttatttaccaagttttttttaacaagttTAAACTAAGAGGGAGATAGCACAAGATGAGCACAAGGTGAGAATATAAAGACTATTTTGTGTTTAGTGATTTTCTTAGTTCCAACGCAAAACGGTAAATAGATGGGGAGACTGAACTTGGTCTGTGTTAGTATAACCTCATATGAAGCTAAAGCTTTGTAAGGAGCCATTCCATCAGTTAGAGTGACTACAGAGGAAGCTATGTGAACTTTTCATGATTAGTTCGAGTTCCTGCACAGCTTGCATTAGGCTCATAGTTCTGATGTATAGCTTAACCTATACATACAACAGTAAACCCAACAAATATTGCTGTGATgatgattataaataaattgGCTAACAGTCTATGATCAAgagaaaaattattaagaatTACAAGGTAACATCTCTGATTTTGTAGCTTCAAAATGGAAACTAGAAGAAGTGAATCGTAAGTGTGTTCCAGAACCATCATCGTTCCTTCTTCACAATATATGCAGACTTGAACCAGTTCCTGAGATTGATCTGAAGTGAAACTTCCTGTAATGTATTGTTCATTTCTGGTCGATATAAACAGCGTCAACATCATCAAGTTCAAGCAGTTTCTGCATAAGCTCTTTGTTCAGTTCCATGGCCTCATCATCCACCTGCAACAACCCCAGTAATCACATTTCCCAGCGAATGAACTGATGAATAATGATAAGAGTGACTTTTATATGAGGGAAAGACAAGTTTAAATGGAAGGCCAAGGGATCATATCTTGGGGGTGTAAATCTATCAGTATTAGGCATGAGGAAAAAGGTTATGGCACAGAGGAAAACAGTACAGAGCAAAGGTTCGCTACCTCAACTGTAGTCAGAGGGAGAAGTTCAGAGCCATTGTCAGGCTCAAAGTTCACTCCTTCATCACGTAGCTTGGACAACACTGTTGAGTAGTTCTCATTAGAAGTTACAATTTTGTAGTACCTGAGAGACAAGAAACagatgaaacaaaacaaaacaaaacaaaaaaacattacaaaaaTGTACTTGTGAATCATctcgaaaaaaacaaaacagtgACAGTAAAAGTGTATACCTTTCTTCCCTATCTTCATCAGTATCATCTTCATAACTAGGGGGATCAATAACATCCTCAGCACCAGCATCTAGAGCAATAATAAAGAGCTGGTCTTTGTCAGCCTCGGTGACCTTTATGTTGACGACCCTAACTCGTCTAAACTTGAACATGACAGATCCTGAATCAGCCATTTTGCCGCCATAATCCTTAACAACTGATCTAACAGCTGCCACTGAACGATTAATTTTGTCTGTTAAGACCTCGACTACCATACTAACTCCACCATACCCATACAcctaaaaaaaaagtgtttttttcAGAGTCATCAAAACACAAAACTAGAGTTTGAAGCATTTGTGACATAAATAAACCTCATAGATCTTCTCGATAAAATCTTCTTGGCCCTTCTCAGAAGCCCTTTTAATATTACGCTCCACAATGTCCTTGGGTACATCCAGGTCTTTTGCTTTCTCAAGGATGGTAGCTAGAACTGTATTCGACACTGGGTTTGGACCCCCTTTCCTGACACTGCATAGTCTTT is from Brassica napus cultivar Da-Ae chromosome A4, Da-Ae, whole genome shotgun sequence and encodes:
- the LOC106446808 gene encoding probable transcriptional regulatory protein At2g25830, whose translation is MASSHCTMRGAVGVLLLRFSNGVVSSRSILNSGNHHHRRLLLTIPNSLSSLSSISTHTTSNFTHEQKKCTNRQVRKIWISSPLCMGRRSSKIAGRKGAQDSKKAKLYCRIGKEVVSAVRKGGPNPVSNTVLATILEKAKDLDVPKDIVERNIKRASEKGQEDFIEKIYEVYGYGGVSMVVEVLTDKINRSVAAVRSVVKDYGGKMADSGSVMFKFRRVRVVNIKVTEADKDQLFIIALDAGAEDVIDPPSYEDDTDEDREERYYKIVTSNENYSTVLSKLRDEGVNFEPDNGSELLPLTTVEVDDEAMELNKELMQKLLELDDVDAVYIDQK